A stretch of Geotrypetes seraphini chromosome 2, aGeoSer1.1, whole genome shotgun sequence DNA encodes these proteins:
- the SNAI2 gene encoding zinc finger protein SNAI2, translating into MPRSFLVKKHFNASKKPNYSELDTHTVILSPYLYESYPVPVIPQPEIISSVAYNPVTVWTATGLLPPPLPNDLSPLSGYPSSLGRVSPPPQSETSSKDHSGSESPISDEEERIQSKLSDPHATEAEKFQCNLCSKTYSTFSGLAKHKQLHCDAQSRKSFSCKYCDKEYVSLGALKMHIRTHTLPCVCKICGKAFSRPWLLQGHIRTHTGEKPFSCPHCNRAFADRSNLRAHLQTHSDVKKYQCKNCSKTFSRMSLLHKHEESGCCVSQ; encoded by the exons ATGCCAAGGTCCTTCCTGGTCAAGAAACATTTCAACGCCTCGAAAAAGCCCAATTACAGTGAGCTGGACACCCACACGG tGATCCTCTCCCCATATCTCTATGAGAGTTATCCAGTGCCTGTCATTCCACAGCCAGAGATCATCAGCTCAGTAGCATACAATCCTGTCACCGTTTGGACTGCCACCGGGCTGCTTCCACCCCCTTTGCCCAATGACCTCTCGCCTCTTTCGGGATACCCCTCATCCTTGGGGCGGGTGAGCCCCCCTCCTCAGTCCGAGACCTCCTCCAAGGACCACAGCGGCTCGGAAAGCCCCATTAGCGACGAAGAGGAAAGAATCCAGTCCAAGCTGTCGGATCCTCACGCCACTGAAGCCGAAAAGTTTCAGTGCAATTTGTGCAGTAAGACCTATTCCACTTTCTCTGGGTTGGCTAAGCATAAACAGCTGCACTGTGATGCCCAGTCCAGGAAGTCTTTTAGCTGCAAGTACTGTGACAAGGAGTATGTAAGCCTGGGAGCCCTAAAGATGCACATCCGGACCCATACGTTACCGTGTGTCTGCAAAATATGTGGCAAGGCTTTCTCCAGACCTTGGTTACTGCAAGGACATATCAGAACTCACACTG GAGAGAAGCCTTTCTCTTGTCCGCACTGCAACAGAGCTTTTGCAGACCGGTCCAACCTGCGAGCTCACCTGCAAACCCATTCGGACGTGAAGAAATATCAGTGCAAAAACTGCTCCAAGACGTTCTCTCGAATGTCTCTCCTTCACAAACACGAGGAATCTGGTTGCTGTGTATCACAGTGA